From the genome of Aquipuribacter hungaricus, one region includes:
- a CDS encoding alpha/beta hydrolase, whose product GRRPRPRPGTPVSADGRAPAVDGQDLAVDGQDLAVDGQAPATDSWGPDLLGDGYEQQVLELGADPDGEGDVAAVLVRRAVRDGERVAGAVLYLHGFSDYFFQTAMADELAAHGLAVYGLDLRKSGRARRPGQTAHYVTSFERYDEELERSLALVAAAHPGLPVVVLAHSTGGLVAPLWLDRRRRRGEVAPVAGLVLNSPWFDLQGSSLARGPVTQALRVLSRVRPLRAMSSGSSVYGHSLHTSGTGEWDFDTALKPLDGFTVTVGWLNAVRRAQARLHRGLDVGVPSLVLRSDRTHWARSHSDDVDRADTVLDVRQIARWAGCLGGETTVVPVVGARHDVFLSLQEPRRRAYDVLARWLRDHRLGAAAGPS is encoded by the coding sequence GGCCGGCGGCCTCGGCCGCGCCCGGGCACGCCGGTGAGCGCCGACGGCCGCGCCCCCGCGGTCGACGGCCAGGACCTCGCGGTCGACGGCCAGGACCTCGCGGTCGACGGGCAGGCCCCCGCGACCGACAGCTGGGGCCCGGACCTGCTCGGCGACGGCTACGAGCAGCAGGTGCTCGAGCTGGGTGCGGACCCCGACGGCGAGGGCGACGTCGCCGCGGTCCTGGTCCGGCGGGCGGTGCGCGACGGCGAGCGGGTCGCCGGCGCCGTGCTGTACCTCCACGGCTTCTCCGACTACTTCTTCCAGACCGCGATGGCCGACGAGCTAGCCGCGCACGGGCTGGCCGTCTACGGCCTGGACCTGCGGAAGTCCGGGCGTGCCCGGCGGCCGGGGCAGACGGCGCACTACGTGACCTCGTTCGAGCGGTACGACGAGGAGCTCGAGCGGTCCCTGGCGCTCGTGGCCGCCGCGCACCCGGGGCTGCCGGTCGTGGTGCTCGCGCACTCCACCGGCGGGCTCGTGGCGCCGCTGTGGCTGGACCGGCGCCGCCGCCGTGGCGAGGTCGCGCCGGTCGCCGGGCTCGTGCTCAACAGCCCGTGGTTCGACCTGCAGGGCTCGTCGCTCGCCCGCGGACCCGTCACGCAGGCGCTGCGGGTGCTGTCCCGGGTGCGGCCGCTGCGGGCCATGAGCTCGGGCAGCTCGGTGTACGGGCACAGCCTGCACACCAGCGGGACCGGGGAGTGGGACTTCGACACCGCCCTCAAGCCGCTGGACGGGTTCACCGTCACCGTCGGCTGGCTCAACGCCGTCCGTCGCGCCCAGGCACGGCTGCACCGCGGGCTCGACGTGGGGGTCCCGTCGCTCGTGCTGCGGTCGGACCGGACGCACTGGGCGCGCAGCCACTCCGACGACGTCGACCGGGCCGACACCGTGCTCGACGTCCGGCAGATCGCCCGCTGGGCCGGCTGCCTGGGCGGGGAGACCACCGTCGTCCCGGTCGTGGGCGCCCGGCACGACGTGTTCCTGTCGCTGCAGGAGCCCCGCCGGCGGGCCTACGACGTGCTGGCGCGGTGGCTGCGCGACCACAGGCTGGGCGCCGCGGCCGGCCCCTCCTGA